The window AACATCATGGAATTCTGTAAAGCGTTTAATGCGCAGACCCAGGGTATTGAGCCTGGCTCTCCAGTTCCAGTTGTTATTTCCGTTTACAGTGATCGCAGCTTCACGTTTGCGATGAAAACTCCTCCAGCGTCTTTCTTGCTGAAGCGCGCTGCGGGTATCAAAAGCGGAAGTGGTCGTCCTAACACTGAAAAAGTTGGCAAGGTTAACCGTGCTCAACTGGAAGAAATTGCGACTACCAAGATGCCAGATCTCACAGCTGCCGATATGGACGCAGCGGTTCGCACTATCGCAGGTTCTGCGCGTGCGATGGGTCTTGATGTGGAGGGCGTGTAAGTGGCCAAACTGACCAAACGACAAAAAGCAATTAACGAAAAAGTCGATTTCAACAAAGCCTACGGCATTGATGAAGCGGTTGCCCTGTTGAAAGAACTGTCTACTGTAAAGTTTCCTGAAACTGTAGACGCCGCAATCAACCTGGGTATCGATCCTCGTAAATCTGATCAGGCCGTACGCGGTGCAACCAGTTTGCCGCACGGTACTGGTAAAGATGTACGTGTCGCTGTGTTCACTCAAGGCGCTGCTGCAGACGCAGCGAAAGAAGCCGGAGCTGAATTTGTTGGCATGGAAGATCTTGCCGATCAAATTAAGGGCGGCATGATGGATTTCGACGTGGTAATCGCTGATCCAGCGGCTATGCGTGTTGTTGGTGCCCTGGGCCAGATCCTCGGTCCTCGCGGTCTGATGCCAAACCCGAAAACCGGCACAGTAACACCTGATGTTGCTGGTGCGGTTAAAAATGCCAAAGCCGGTCAGGTGCGTTTCCGCGCTGACAAAGGTGGCGTGATTCACGGCGGTATCGGTAAGGTTTCCTTCGAGCTTAACGCGATTAAGGAAAACCTCGAAGCGCTGGTTTCCGACTTGAAAAAAGCCAAGCCCGCGGCGGCCAAAGGTGTGTATCTGAAGAAGATTTCTCTCAGCACCACCATGGGCCCCGGCTTGACTATCGATCAATCCAGCCTGGAAATTTAAGGCGCGATTGGTAACCGAACTTTGGGGTCTGGTCGCGCGCAAGTTGGCGCGATCAGGCCGTCAAAGACCGTAGGTGTGGACTACTATTGATGCGTTAAGTTTTTTCTTTGCTTGCGCACATGGCAGTTTGCTTAATGGGCCTTCCGGGGCTGCCTACGCAGACGGTGTGACCCAATTCAGATTTTTACGGATTTGAATGTGATCACCGAAACTGGAATGCGTTGTTCGCTTTGTTAACTAAAGTGTCAACGTGTTCTTAACTTCAGATCCAGGAGATTTAAATAGTGGCTATTGGACTCGAAGACAAAAAAGCGATCGTCGCTGACGTTAACGAGACTGCATCTAGCGCGTTATCTCTGGTGATTGCCGACGCTCGCGGTGTGACCGTCGGAAAAATGGATGCCCTGCGCAAGCTGGCCCGTGAAAACAATGTGCGTCTGCGCGTTGTTCGTAACACATTGGCTAAGCGTGCTGTGCAAGGCACCGATTTTGAGTGCGTGAATGAAGCACTTGTTGGCCCAAGCCTGCTGGGTTTTTCTATGGAAGACCCAGGCGCAGCGGCGCGCATCTTCAAAGATTTTGCGAAAGAGCAAGATAAGTTTGAAGTTAAAGCGCTGTCTGTGGGCGGCAAGTTGCTGCCAGCAAGCCAGATTGATGCCCTTGCCAAGCTACCTACACGGGAGCAGGCTCTGGGTATGCTGGCGAGCGTAATGATCGCACCTGTCACCAAATTGGTTCGTACTTTCAACGAAGTACCTTCCAAAGTTACTCGTGCTGTTGCGGCTGTCCGCGACCAGAAGAAAGACGCGGCTTAATCGTCCAAATTTCGGACTGGCTGTATCTATTTGTAAACCTTTTTTTAATTTGGAGATTGAGTAATGGCTCTTTCTAAAGAAGATATTCTGAACGCAATTGCTGAAATGTCTGTAATGGACGTTGTTGAGCTTGTTGAAGCTATGGAAGAAAAATTCGGCGTTTCTGCCGCTGCGGCTGTTGCCGTTGCTGCACCTGCTGCTGGCGACGCTGGCGCTGCAGCTGCTGAAGAGCAAACCGAATTTGACGTAGTTCTGGCTTCCGCTGGCGAGAAGAAAGTAAACGTGATCAAAGCTGTACGTGCAATCACCGGTCTGGGCCTGAAAGAAGCCAAGGCTATGGTTGACGGCGCGCCTAGCACTGTTAAAGAAGCTCTGTCTAAAGACGACGCAGAAGCTGCCAAGAAGGAACTGGAAGAAGCCGGCGCTACTGTTGAGCTTAAGTAAGTTGCAGTCTCAAGTCTCTGTGTTCGCATAGAGGCTGAAACGAACAAGGTCAGGGGGTTTTTGCCCTCTGGCCTTTTCCCGTTTGCGATCAACGTAAGATCGAAGTGCATCCACCATTAGATGCGCGCCATTCACACGGTAAATATTTAAGGCTCACCCGGCCTTTGCCTAAAGCACTCCGTGAACAAGCTGAGGAACACTAATGGCTTACTCATATACTGAGAAAAAACGTATCCGTAAGGATTTTGGCAAATTGCCAAACGTCATGGAAGTACCTTACCTTCTGGCGATTCAGTTAGATTCCTATAGAAAATTTACTCAAGCCGACCGGCCTGCGGATGAGCGCCTGGATATCGGTTTGCAAGCAGCATTCAAGTCTGTTTTTCCTATTGTTAGCTACTCAGGTAATGCTGCACTCGAGTATGTTAGTTACGCCCTTGGCAAGCCCGTTTTCGATGTAAGCGAGTGTGTTTTGCGCGGTGCCACTTACGCCGTGCCCTTGCGCGTTAAAGTCCGTCTGATCATTTACGATCGTGAGTCTTCCAGTAAGGCCATCAAGGATATTAAAGAGCAGGAAGTCTATATGGGCGAAATTCCGTTGATGACAGACAACGGTACTTTCGTTATCAACGGTACAGAGCGAGTTATTGTCTCCCAGCTTCACCGCTCTCCCGGGGTTTTCTTTGAGCACGATAAAGGTAAGACTCATTCCTCCGGTAAGCTGTTGTACTCTGCTCGGGTAATTCCTTACCGTGGTTCATGGCTCGACTTCGAGTTTGATCCAAAAGATCTGGTATACGTACGTATAGACCGTCGCCGCAAATTGCCCGCGACTATTTTGTTGCGTGCACTGGGTTATAGTGCGGAAGAAATGCTCGATATGTTCTTCGAGACTTCGCGTGTATTCCTCGCTGAGGACAATATTAAGCTGGAGTTGGTGCCTTCTCGCCTGCGCGGTGAAGTGACCACCTTCGAAATCAAAGACGCCGACGGCAATGTCATCGTAGAAGACGGCCGTCGTATTACTGCGCGTCACATTCGCCAGTTGGAAAAATCCAATGTTACCGAGCTGCAGGTTCCTGCGGAGTACGTGCTCGGCAAGGCACTGGCAAATAACGTTATCGATACCAACACTGGCGAAGTGTTGTTCGAATGCAACAGCGAAATCACGGAAGAAGTATTGGAAGGTCTGCGTTCGGCGAATGTCAGTGAATTCCAGATTCTGTACACCAACGATCTTGACTGTGGCCCATTCCTGTCCGATACCCTGCGCACAGATCCAACGCGCACCGAGCTGGAAGCCCTGGTCGAAATTTACCGCATGATGCGCCCCGGCGAGCCGCCCACCAAGGAGTCTGCAGAAGGACTTTTCCAAAACCTGTTCTTCAGCAACGAGCGCTATGATCTTTCTGCGGTAGGCCGTATGAAGTTTAATCGCCGTTTGGGCCGTGACGAAGAAACTGGCGAAGGTACCCTGTCACGCGAAGATATCGTTGACGTATTACGTACCTTGATCAGTATCCGTAACGGTCAGGGTACCGTGGACGATATCGACCACCTGGGTAACCGCCGTGTACGTTCCGTGGGCGAAATGGCTGAAAACCAGTTCCGTGTTGGTCTGGTGCGTGTAGAACGCGCGGTGAAAGAACGCTTGTCCATGGCTGAAAGCGAAGGCCTGATGCCACAGGATTTGATCAACGCCAAGCCGGTTGCTGCTGCCGTGAAAGAATTCTTCGGCTCCAGCCAGCTGTCCCAGTTTATGGATCAGAACAACCCGCTGTCTGAGATTACCCACAAGCGACGTGTATCTGCGTTGGGCCCAGGTGGTCTGACCCGTGAGCGCGCTGGCTTTGAGGTACGTGACGTACACCCGACTCACTATGGTCGAGTATGTCCTATTGAAACACCGGAAGGTCCAAACATCGGTTTGATCAACTCGCTGGCAACCTACGCGCGCACCAACAACTACGGCTTCCTCGAAAGCCCGCACCGCAAGGTGGTTGATGGCAAGGTTACCGACGAGATCGAATACCTTTCTGCGATTAACGAATCACAATATGTGATTGCGCAGGCGTCAGCGGCAACCGACGGCGAAGGTCGTTTAACCGATGATCTCGTTTCCGTGCGTTACCAAAACGAATTTACCTTGAAAGCAGCGGCAGACGTGCAATATATGGACGTTTCTCCCCGTCAGGTCGTTTCGGTTGCGGCATCCTTGATTCCATTCCTGGAACACGATGATGCTAACCGCGCACTCATGGGGTCAAACATGCAACGTCAGGCGGTACCGACATTGAAGGCTGACAAGCCTGTTGTAGGTACTGGCATGGAGCGCAACGTGGCGCGCGATTCCGGCGTGTGTGTGGTTGCCAAGCGTGGCGGTAAAATTGAAAGCGTTGACGCCGGGCGAATCGTGGTACGTGTCGCTGATGAAGAAACACCAGCCGGTGATGCGGGTGTGGATATTTACAACCTGATCAAGTACACCCGTTCTAACCAGAATACTTGTATCAACCAGCGTCCAATCGTTGGCCCCGGGGACAGCATTTCCCGTGGTGACATCCTGGCAGACGGTCCGTCTGTCGATTTGGGCGAACTGGCACTGGGTCAAAATATGCGTATCGCATTTATGACCTGGAATGGTTACAACTTCGAAGACTCGATTCTTGTTTCCGAGCGCGTTGTTCAGGAAGACCGCTTCACCACTATCCACATTCAGGAATTGACCTGTATCGCGCGTGATACCAAATTGGGCAGCGAGGAAATTACCGCTGATATCCCTAATGTTGGCGAAGGTGCTCTGGCTAAGCTGGATGAGTCCGGGATTGTCTACGTAGGTGCTGAAGTTGGTGCGGGCGATATTCTGGTAGGTAAGGTAACGCCAAAAGGTGAAACCCAGCTTACCCCGGAAGAAAAACTATTGCGCGCAATCTTCGGTGAGAAAGCGTCCGATGTTAAAGATACCTCTTTGCGGGTTCCTTCCAGTGTTAAAGGTACGGTGATTGACGTTCAGGTCTTCACCCGTGATGGTCTTGAAAAAGACCAGCGCTCACTGGACATCGAAAAGGCACAACTCGATCAGGTTCGCAAGGACTTGAACGAAGAGTACCGCATTGTGGAAGGTGCAACCTTTGCTCGTTTGCGTTCGTCTCTGGTGGGCAATTTGGCTTCCAGCGGCAAGGGCGTGAAGAAAGGTGAAGCTGTTACCGACGAAATGCTTAATGCGATCGATCGCGACGACTGGTTCAAAGTTCGCATGGCTGATGATGCCTTAAACGAACAGCTTGACCTTGCGGAGCAGCAATTGGTTGAGCGCCGTAAGGAGCTGGACGAGCGTTTCGAAGACAAGAAGCGCAAGCTGGCGACTGGCGACGACCTCGCGCCTGGCGTGTTGAAAATCGTTAAGGTTTACCTGGCAATCAAGCGTCGCATTCAGCCCGGTGACAAGATGGCAGGCCGTCACGGTAACAAAGGTGTTATCTCGGTAATTATGCCGGTTGAAGATATGCCTTACGACGAAAACGGCGAACCGATTGATATCGTACTGAACCCGCTGGGTGTGCCATCGCGGATGAACGTGGGGCAGATTCTTGAGACTCACCTTGGCCTTGCATCCAAAGGTTTGGGGCGCAAGATCGACAACATGGTCAAGCAACAGCGCGAAATCGCCGAGCTGCGTAAATTCCTCGGCGAAATCTACAACGAGATTGGTCAGGGTTATAAGATCGAAGATCTGGATTCCTTCAGTGATGAAGAGATTCTGGAGCTTGCGCGCAATCTGCGCGGCGGCGTGCCTATGGCGACCCGTGCGTTTGACGGTGCTGCAGAATCTGAAATCAAAGCGTTGCTCAAACTGGCTGACCTGCCTGAATCCGGTCAGATGTCACTGTTCGACGGCCGTACCGGCGACGCATTTATGCGTCCGGTGACCGTGGGTTACATGTACATGCTCAAGCTGAACCACCTGGTGGACGACAAAATGCACGCGCGTTCTACCGGTTCCTACAGCCTCGTTACCCAGCAGCCGCTGGGTGGTAAAGCGCAGTTTGGTGGTCAGCGATTCGGTGAGATGGAGGTGTGGGCGCTGGAAGCATACGGCGCAGCGTACACCCTGCAGGAAATGCTCACAGTGAAGTCGGATGACGTGAACGGTCGTACCAAAATGTATAAAAACATTGTGGACGGCGATCATCGTATGGAGCCTGGCATGCCGGAATCCTTCAACGTACTTGTGAAGGAAATCCGCTCGTTGGGTATCAACATCGAACTCGAGCAAGATTCTTAATTATCACGAATCAAACGGTGGTGGGCGCACAGCGCCCACTGTGCATCTGCACCCACTGGAGGAACAACTTTGAAAGACTTACTTAACTTGTTGAAAAACCAGGGCCAAACTGACGAGTTCGATGGTATCCGCATCGGCCTCGCCTCGCCCGATATGATTCGCTCCTGGTCGTTTGGTGAAGTGAAAAAGCCAGAGACCATTAACTACCGTACGTTTAAGCCAGAGCGTGAAGGTTTGTTCTGCGCCAAAATTTTTGGCCCGGTTAAGGATTACGAGTGCTTGTGCGGCAAATACAAGCGCATGAAGCACCGCGGTATTATCTGTGAGAAGTGTGGCGTTGAAGTGACCTTGGCGAAAGTTCGCCGTGAGCGCATGGGCCATATCGAACTTGCTTGCCCGACTGCGCACATCTGGTTTTTGAAATCGCTGCCAAGCCGCATCGGTTTGTTGCTGGACATGACTCTGCGCAGCATTGAGCGCGTGCTGTACTTTGAATCCTTCGTTGTCACCGATCCCGGCATGACAACCTTGGAGCGCGGTCAGCTGCTGACTGACGAGCAGTACTTCGAGTCTATGGAAGAGTTCGGCGACGAATTCGAAGCGAAGATGGGCGCTGAAGCGATTCAGCAGCTGGTTCGCGATATCGACCTGGAAAAAGAAGCGCAGGAAATTCGCGAAGAAATTCCGACGACCAATTCCGAAACCAAAATCAAGAAGCTTTCCAAGCGACTCAAGTTGCTCGAAGCGTTTATCCAGTCTGGCAACAAACCCGAGTGGATGATTTTGGAAGCCCTGCCCGTGCTACCACCGGATCTGCGTCCGTTGGTACCGCTGGATGGTGGACGTTTCGCTACGTCCGACCTGAACGATTTGTACCGTCGTGTTATCAACCGTAACAACCGTCTGAAGCGACTGCTGGATCTGAACGCTCCCGATATCATCGTGCGCAACGAAAAACGTATGCTGCAGGAGTCGGTCGATGCGCTGCTGGATAACGGTCGTCGCGGCCGAGCCATTACCGGCTCCAACAAGCGACCGCTGAAATCTCTGGCAGATATGATCAAAGGTAAACAGGGCCGTTTCCGTCAGAACCTGCTGGGTAAGCGTGTGGACTACTCGGGCCGTTCCGTAATTGTGACCGGTCCGACTCTGCGTTTGCACCAGTGTGGTCTGCCTAAGAAAATGGCACTCGAGCTGTTTAAGCCTTTCATCTTCAGCAAGCTGGAACTGCGTGGTCTTGCGACCACAATTAAAGCGGCGAAGAAAATGGTTGAGCGCGAAGAGCCCGTGGTGTGGGATATCCTCGATGAGGTTATTCGTGAGCACCCGGTATTGCTGAACCGCGCACCGACACTTCACCGTTTGGGTATCCAGGCATTTGAACCGGTGCTGATTGAAGGTAAAGCGATCCAGCTGCACCCGCTGGTGTGTGCGGCATATAACGCCGACTTCGACGGTGACCAGATGGCGGTTCACGTACCGCTGACGCTGGAAGCTCAGCTCGAAGCCCGTGCGCTGATGATGTCCACCAATAACATTCTTTCACCTGCCTCTGGTGAGCCAATTATCGTTCCTTCTCAGGACGTTGTATTGGGCCTGTACTGGATGACACGCGAGCGCGTTAACGATCTCGGCGAAGGTATGGTGTTCTCCGACACCAAAGAAGTTTCGCGTGCGTTCTACGCCCGAAAAATTGGTCTTCAGGCGAAAATTAAAGTGCGTATTCGTCAGGCGGTGATGCGTGAAGACGGCGAAATAGAAGAGTCTACCTCTCTGTCAGAAACAACTGTCGGCCGCGTGCTTTTGTGGGAAATTGTCCCGGATGGCATTCCGTTCGAGATGGTTAACCGCCCGATGGTTAAAAAAGCCATATCTGCGATTATCAACTTCTGTTATCGCGTTGTTGGTTTGAAAGCGACGGTTATCTTTGCTGACCAACTCATGTATATGGGTTATGACTTCAGTACTAAATCCGGTTCTTCCATCGGTGTTAACGACTTCGAGATTCCCGCGGAAAAAGCGACAATCATCGATAGCGCCGAAGCTGAAGTTAAAGAGATCGAAAGCCAATACGCTTCCGGTCTGGTAACCCAGGGCGAAAAGTACAACAAGGTAATCGACATCTGGTCCCGCGCCAACGACTTGGTAGCGAAGTCCATGATGGAAGGTATCTCCAAAGAAGCCGTAACCAACCGCGACGGTGACGAAGAGAAGCAAGATTCCTTCAACTCTGTATATATGTATGCGGACTCCGGTGCTCGGGGTTCGCCCGCACAGATTCGTCAGTTGGCCGGTATGCGCGGCCTGATGGCACGTCCGGATGGCTCCATTATCGAAACGCCGATTGTGGCTAACTTCCGCGAAGGGTTGAACGTACTCCAGTACTTCATTTCGACGCACGGTGCGCGTAAAGGTTTGGCGGATACCGCACTGAAAACCGCGAACTCGGGTTACCTGACCCGCCGATTGGTGGACGTTGCACAAGACGTGGTTATTACTTCGCCCGACTGTGGTACCGACGAAGGCCTGACTATGGCGCCCGTTATTGAGGGTGGTGACATCATCGAGTCGCTGGGTGATCGTATCCTTGGCCGAGTGGTTGCACGGGATGTTGTGCGCCCTGGTACCGACGAGATCCTGATTCCTGCCGGCACGATTATCGACGAGAAATGGGTCGAGCGCGTTGAGGTGATGGGTATTGATGAAGTTATCGTGCGCTCTGCGATCACATGTGAAAGCCGCCACGGTATCTGTGCTCAGTGCTATGGCCGCGATCTTGCTCGTGGTCACCGAGCTAACATTGGTGAAGCTGTTGGTGTTATCGCAGCGCAGTCGATTGGTGAGCCGGGTACTCAGCTGACCATGCGTACGTTTCACATTGGTGGTGCTGCGAGCCGGGCGTCTGCCGCCGACAGTATTCAGATTAAACAGGACGGTACTGTACGCCTGCACAACATTAAAGTTGTGACTCGTTCCAGTGGCGAGTTGGTTGCTGTCAGTCGCTCTGGCGAACTGGCTGTTGCCGATAGTGCCGGGCGCGAGCGCGAACGCTATAAAGTACCTTACGGTGCAGTCATTTCAGTCAAAGATGGCGAAGAAGTTAAAGGCGGTTCGTTTATTGCGAAGTGGGATCCTCACACGCACCCCATCATTACTGAAGTTGCTGGTCGTGTTGCGTTGACCGGTATGGAAGATGGCTTGTCGATCCGCAAACAAACAGATGAATTGACCGGCCTCTCCAGTATCGAGGTTATGGATACGGGTGAACGTCCATCATCAGGTAAAGACTTGAAGCCGGCAGTGACGCTGGTGGATGAAAACGGCAATGAAGTGATGTTAGCGCACGCCAATCAGCCTGCGCACTACATGTTGCCAGGTAAGTCGATCTTGTCGTTGAGCAATGGCGACAATGTTGGCGTTGGTGACGTTATTGCGCGTATCCCGCAAGAAGGTTCCAAAACCCGCGACATCACCGGTGGTCTGCCACGCGTTGCCGATTTGTTTGAAGCACGTAAGCCAAAAGAGCCTGCAATTCTTGCGGAAATTTCCGGCACCATTTCCTTCGGTAAAGAAACCAAAGGGAAGCGTCGCCTGGTGATTACACCGCTGAATGGCGAAACTCTGGCTGACGGTTCGACCAGCTACGAAGTGCTTATTCCGAAACATCGCCAGTTGACCGTGTTCGAAGGTGAGAACGTGGCGAAAGGTGAAGTTGTTTCCGATGGTCCGAGCAACCCTCACGACATTCTGCGTTTGCAGGGCGTGGAGGCGCTGGCTCGCTATATCGTTAACGAAATCCAGGAGGTTTACCGCCTCCAGGGTGTAAAAATTAACGATAAGCACATTGAAGTTATTGTTCGTCAAATGCTGCGTAAAGCTGAAATCACCTCGATGGGTGATTCCGATTTCGTTAAAGGCGAGCAGGTTGAATACAACAATGTCTTGGAAGAAAACGAGAAGCTGCGTGCTAATAGTCGTCAACCAGCGCAATACGAGCGCCAGTTACTGGGTATTACCAAAGCGTCTCTGGCAACTGAATCGTTTATTTCTGCGGCTTCGTTCCAGGAAACAACTCGCGTCCTTACCGAAGCAGCTGTCACCGGCAAGCTGGATAACCTGCGCGGCCTGAAGGAAAACGTGGTCGTTGGGCGTTTGATTCCTGCGGGCACCGGTTTGGCGTATCACAATGAACGTCGTCGTCGTCGCG of the Teredinibacter turnerae T7901 genome contains:
- the rplK gene encoding 50S ribosomal protein L11, producing MAKKIEAYIKLQVKAGQANPSPPVGPALGQHGVNIMEFCKAFNAQTQGIEPGSPVPVVISVYSDRSFTFAMKTPPASFLLKRAAGIKSGSGRPNTEKVGKVNRAQLEEIATTKMPDLTAADMDAAVRTIAGSARAMGLDVEGV
- the rplA gene encoding 50S ribosomal protein L1, which gives rise to MAKLTKRQKAINEKVDFNKAYGIDEAVALLKELSTVKFPETVDAAINLGIDPRKSDQAVRGATSLPHGTGKDVRVAVFTQGAAADAAKEAGAEFVGMEDLADQIKGGMMDFDVVIADPAAMRVVGALGQILGPRGLMPNPKTGTVTPDVAGAVKNAKAGQVRFRADKGGVIHGGIGKVSFELNAIKENLEALVSDLKKAKPAAAKGVYLKKISLSTTMGPGLTIDQSSLEI
- the rplJ gene encoding 50S ribosomal protein L10 — encoded protein: MAIGLEDKKAIVADVNETASSALSLVIADARGVTVGKMDALRKLARENNVRLRVVRNTLAKRAVQGTDFECVNEALVGPSLLGFSMEDPGAAARIFKDFAKEQDKFEVKALSVGGKLLPASQIDALAKLPTREQALGMLASVMIAPVTKLVRTFNEVPSKVTRAVAAVRDQKKDAA
- the rplL gene encoding 50S ribosomal protein L7/L12; amino-acid sequence: MALSKEDILNAIAEMSVMDVVELVEAMEEKFGVSAAAAVAVAAPAAGDAGAAAAEEQTEFDVVLASAGEKKVNVIKAVRAITGLGLKEAKAMVDGAPSTVKEALSKDDAEAAKKELEEAGATVELK
- the rpoB gene encoding DNA-directed RNA polymerase subunit beta produces the protein MAYSYTEKKRIRKDFGKLPNVMEVPYLLAIQLDSYRKFTQADRPADERLDIGLQAAFKSVFPIVSYSGNAALEYVSYALGKPVFDVSECVLRGATYAVPLRVKVRLIIYDRESSSKAIKDIKEQEVYMGEIPLMTDNGTFVINGTERVIVSQLHRSPGVFFEHDKGKTHSSGKLLYSARVIPYRGSWLDFEFDPKDLVYVRIDRRRKLPATILLRALGYSAEEMLDMFFETSRVFLAEDNIKLELVPSRLRGEVTTFEIKDADGNVIVEDGRRITARHIRQLEKSNVTELQVPAEYVLGKALANNVIDTNTGEVLFECNSEITEEVLEGLRSANVSEFQILYTNDLDCGPFLSDTLRTDPTRTELEALVEIYRMMRPGEPPTKESAEGLFQNLFFSNERYDLSAVGRMKFNRRLGRDEETGEGTLSREDIVDVLRTLISIRNGQGTVDDIDHLGNRRVRSVGEMAENQFRVGLVRVERAVKERLSMAESEGLMPQDLINAKPVAAAVKEFFGSSQLSQFMDQNNPLSEITHKRRVSALGPGGLTRERAGFEVRDVHPTHYGRVCPIETPEGPNIGLINSLATYARTNNYGFLESPHRKVVDGKVTDEIEYLSAINESQYVIAQASAATDGEGRLTDDLVSVRYQNEFTLKAAADVQYMDVSPRQVVSVAASLIPFLEHDDANRALMGSNMQRQAVPTLKADKPVVGTGMERNVARDSGVCVVAKRGGKIESVDAGRIVVRVADEETPAGDAGVDIYNLIKYTRSNQNTCINQRPIVGPGDSISRGDILADGPSVDLGELALGQNMRIAFMTWNGYNFEDSILVSERVVQEDRFTTIHIQELTCIARDTKLGSEEITADIPNVGEGALAKLDESGIVYVGAEVGAGDILVGKVTPKGETQLTPEEKLLRAIFGEKASDVKDTSLRVPSSVKGTVIDVQVFTRDGLEKDQRSLDIEKAQLDQVRKDLNEEYRIVEGATFARLRSSLVGNLASSGKGVKKGEAVTDEMLNAIDRDDWFKVRMADDALNEQLDLAEQQLVERRKELDERFEDKKRKLATGDDLAPGVLKIVKVYLAIKRRIQPGDKMAGRHGNKGVISVIMPVEDMPYDENGEPIDIVLNPLGVPSRMNVGQILETHLGLASKGLGRKIDNMVKQQREIAELRKFLGEIYNEIGQGYKIEDLDSFSDEEILELARNLRGGVPMATRAFDGAAESEIKALLKLADLPESGQMSLFDGRTGDAFMRPVTVGYMYMLKLNHLVDDKMHARSTGSYSLVTQQPLGGKAQFGGQRFGEMEVWALEAYGAAYTLQEMLTVKSDDVNGRTKMYKNIVDGDHRMEPGMPESFNVLVKEIRSLGINIELEQDS
- the rpoC gene encoding DNA-directed RNA polymerase subunit beta', which codes for MKDLLNLLKNQGQTDEFDGIRIGLASPDMIRSWSFGEVKKPETINYRTFKPEREGLFCAKIFGPVKDYECLCGKYKRMKHRGIICEKCGVEVTLAKVRRERMGHIELACPTAHIWFLKSLPSRIGLLLDMTLRSIERVLYFESFVVTDPGMTTLERGQLLTDEQYFESMEEFGDEFEAKMGAEAIQQLVRDIDLEKEAQEIREEIPTTNSETKIKKLSKRLKLLEAFIQSGNKPEWMILEALPVLPPDLRPLVPLDGGRFATSDLNDLYRRVINRNNRLKRLLDLNAPDIIVRNEKRMLQESVDALLDNGRRGRAITGSNKRPLKSLADMIKGKQGRFRQNLLGKRVDYSGRSVIVTGPTLRLHQCGLPKKMALELFKPFIFSKLELRGLATTIKAAKKMVEREEPVVWDILDEVIREHPVLLNRAPTLHRLGIQAFEPVLIEGKAIQLHPLVCAAYNADFDGDQMAVHVPLTLEAQLEARALMMSTNNILSPASGEPIIVPSQDVVLGLYWMTRERVNDLGEGMVFSDTKEVSRAFYARKIGLQAKIKVRIRQAVMREDGEIEESTSLSETTVGRVLLWEIVPDGIPFEMVNRPMVKKAISAIINFCYRVVGLKATVIFADQLMYMGYDFSTKSGSSIGVNDFEIPAEKATIIDSAEAEVKEIESQYASGLVTQGEKYNKVIDIWSRANDLVAKSMMEGISKEAVTNRDGDEEKQDSFNSVYMYADSGARGSPAQIRQLAGMRGLMARPDGSIIETPIVANFREGLNVLQYFISTHGARKGLADTALKTANSGYLTRRLVDVAQDVVITSPDCGTDEGLTMAPVIEGGDIIESLGDRILGRVVARDVVRPGTDEILIPAGTIIDEKWVERVEVMGIDEVIVRSAITCESRHGICAQCYGRDLARGHRANIGEAVGVIAAQSIGEPGTQLTMRTFHIGGAASRASAADSIQIKQDGTVRLHNIKVVTRSSGELVAVSRSGELAVADSAGRERERYKVPYGAVISVKDGEEVKGGSFIAKWDPHTHPIITEVAGRVALTGMEDGLSIRKQTDELTGLSSIEVMDTGERPSSGKDLKPAVTLVDENGNEVMLAHANQPAHYMLPGKSILSLSNGDNVGVGDVIARIPQEGSKTRDITGGLPRVADLFEARKPKEPAILAEISGTISFGKETKGKRRLVITPLNGETLADGSTSYEVLIPKHRQLTVFEGENVAKGEVVSDGPSNPHDILRLQGVEALARYIVNEIQEVYRLQGVKINDKHIEVIVRQMLRKAEITSMGDSDFVKGEQVEYNNVLEENEKLRANSRQPAQYERQLLGITKASLATESFISAASFQETTRVLTEAAVTGKLDNLRGLKENVVVGRLIPAGTGLAYHNERRRRREEDHGSADSVSAAEVEAALTEALRSTSS